One genomic segment of Arachis duranensis cultivar V14167 chromosome 4, aradu.V14167.gnm2.J7QH, whole genome shotgun sequence includes these proteins:
- the LOC110280147 gene encoding uncharacterized protein LOC110280147, with protein sequence MMGTAGSGFGWNDKDKMIMVERQIFNEWKSSHPNANGLYNKPFPHFEELGIAFGRDRAQGGNAENVTQAVATMEAEREATLSDRQVNENTQVNLEETEMEYEADSQEPPTPGVPVAPGASAAPSSSAAPSASYIERNKRKRGSKSEEVIDIVVESMRDMKGAYQEHTAVLVDMVSCFKHEKEGAERRMKLMALLRDVPGLSGDDRMKAGLSILRDNSLIDMVFQLQPGELLPFFEEIALNIAIFEFLLNIIVT encoded by the exons ATGATGGGCACAGCTGGGAGTGGATTTGGTTGGAACGACAAAGATAAAATGATTATGGTGGAGCGACAAATTttcaatgaatggaagagt tCCCATCCTAATGCTAATGGCCTCTATAATAAACCATTTCCACATTTTGAGGAGTTGGGAATAGCATTTGGTAGAGATAGGGCTCAAGGAGGCAATGCAGAAAATGTAACTCAAGCAGTTGCTACAATGGAGGCTGAGCGCGAAGCAACCTTGAGTGATCGGCAAGTGAATGAAAACACCCAAGTAAATTTGGAAGAGACCGAAATGGAATATGAAGCTGATTCTCAG GAGCCTCCAACTCCTGGTGTTCCTGTTGCTCCCGGTGCTTCTGCTGCTCCTAGTTCTTCTGCTGCTCCTAGTGCttcatatatagaaagaaataaaagaaaaagagggagCAAAAGTGAGGAAGTGATTGACATAGTAGTAGAATCAATGAGAGATATGAAAGGTGCTTATCAAGAACACACAGCCGTTTTAGTTGATATGGTTTCTTGTTTTAAGCATGAGAAAGAAGGAGCTGAGCGCAGAATGAAGCTAATGGCACTGTTAAGAGATGTTCCTGGTTTGAGCGGTGATGATAGAATGAAGGCTGGCCTTAGCATTCTAAGGGACAATAGTCTGATCGACATGGTGTTCCAACTTCAACCGGGGGAACTTTTGCCTTTTTTTGAAGAAATTGCTTTAAATAttgctatttttgaatttttattgaatattatAGTGACTTGA
- the LOC107485179 gene encoding ran-binding protein 1 homolog a-like codes for MSNTEAKHHEEEEAPTGEDEDTGAQVAPIVRLEEIAISNGEENKDAILDLKSKLYQFDKEGNQWKERGVGTVKFLKHKETGKVRLLMRQSKTLKIYANHLILPLMSVQEHSGNEKLCVWHARDFADGELKYEREG; via the coding sequence ATGTCGAACACCGAAGCCAAGCACCACGAAGAGGAGGAGGCTCCCACCGGCGAGGACGAGGACACCGGAGCTCAGGTAGCTCCGATTGTGAGACTCGAAGAGATCGCCATCTCCAATGGcgaagaaaataaagatgctATTCTCGATCTTAAATCCAAGCTATATCAATTCGATAAAGAGGGGAATCAATGGAAGGAGCGAGGTGTTGGAACAGTGAAGTTCCTGAAGCACAAGGAAACTGGAAAGGTTCGCCTTCTCATGAGGCAATCTAAGACGCTCAAGATCTACGCCAATCATTTGATTCTACCTTTGATGAGTGTACAAGAGCACTCTGGGAACGAGAAATTATGTGTTTGGCATGCCAGAGACTTCGCCGATGGTGAATTGAAATATGAGAGGGAAGGGTAA